AGGGGAAATCAAGAGTAAACTCGAGCAGCACAGAGAAATTTCACCTCTTGCAGCTCAACCAGACATTGAAATTTTCAAAAGCCTCAACAATGTATCTTACAAAATGCCGCCTCTAGTTATGGCAACCTCCAATTGTCTATATCTAAAAATTCTGATACTATGAGTTTACATCTTTCTACTACAGATACCTAAAGCTTTCATGAAAGAAATAATTAATGGGGCACAGGGGCATGCCTCCTAACTTTTTTGAGGTGAAAAAAATCTTCAAATTCAACCATTTGGCAGCTAAAGCAAGCTACTATGGCTCTCTCGCAGTCCACGTCCATGTTTCTCCTACTTAAATCTAATCAGAAAACCTCATGCGCCTTGCCATAATACCTGTTTATGAATGGAGCCTGCAAGACGATGAAATTAGTAAATAATCACTTTCTGAGAAATATAGCAAGCATGCCCAGATTGACTATTGAATTCCATTAGTATAATATACTCCTATACATTCTGGAAAATGACTATATACCCTCAGCTCCATTTGTAGTCCAACTTGTCGTTATGGAATTTCTCTAGCCAATTAACAACCCATTTTTGCAGAGAGAGCATGATTTAAACATTTTGAAATTAACATGAGTTCATTTCGTAAGGTAGTAAAACTAGAGTGCATAATTTATAGGGTAAAAGAGAAcagaacaattaaaaaaatgtttCAACCACAAAATTTTACTACTTGTTCATATCGAAGCATCTTATGGCCTAGTATTTTCAACATTCTAAAAGCATATGCCTTCCTTTGAATTTTCCATGAATCCAATCACATCATGCACCAAAGTGAGATCATGGCTAatggaaaaatgaaaattatggcATTTCGATAGAAAGAAATACAACATAATACCAATACATAGATAGGAAAGAACCATGAAATttcatcaagaaagaaaatcgcTTCCATATCATTAAGGGATTAGAGATCATATATTTGTATTTAGTAAATGTTTttcataatcatcataaattcataataataataatacaacaTCAACAACCATTGTATACCTGTCTTATTTTCACAATTTGAAACTTAGGAAGTCATCAAAGTGATATCTAGGTTATTTTCACCATTGGGAGATATAATGACAAATAAATACTCAAGACATTTGACAGGATCTCTCAGGATGCAACACATTGGTTAccaaaaaaaaatccaatttcTAAACGACAAaccaatttaaaagaaaaatccaGTTTCCAAAAGACAAACCAATTGATGAACATGCTTACTCAAAAACACTTCCAATTACAACTGTGACACCTTGAAGCACATTATGCAGTAATTTCCAAACTCTCACCTTTACTTTTGATATGTCAGGTGTATCCGGGGTTTCCACAGGATAGAACTTGTAAAACCTCATATTTTCATATGCCTTTTTGGTTTCCTCACTCATTTCCGCCAAGACTTTTTTCCTTGATTCCCTTGCCTGCATAAAAAGAGAATCACTACAAAGCTTGTTGCCATATGACAATTTCCTGAACAAAACAAGGAAACCACATATATCCATCGTTTCTTAATACCTCCCGGTTAGCTTTCTTTGCTTCTCGAACTTTCTCTTTGACAAACTCCTGAGAAGGAAAAGAAATGGTAGGCTCAAATATTAATGATTTGAGAAGAAATACGAGTAATCTTGCACGTTATTAGAATATATCCAGTGAAATTTACCTTAAATGCATCCTTTTGATCTTCAGATAATTCCTCCTCCTTGATTAGATTATCAGCGAACTCCTGCAGATTGATAAATAATTTAGCACAAACTAAtgcctttttacttttatcctTTTATCCAATAGGCTTTAAAGCAACTAGAAAGCAACTTTATCAGAATTGAGAAATAGAAGGTAGAAAATATTTCCCAATAAATCCTCAAAATTCCTCATTTGTTCAACTAATTCATACAACAAATTAGAAAAAATCAGCAGAGTTTCCATAGAAGTACAATATTTTACAGCATTCCCTTCACAAATGTAAGATTATACAATGACCAGGTATTCCGCAAAACTGAATGGTTGTTACAGTTCAAGGCATAGCAAAGTCATTTACTTAAGCCAACTCTTCCATAACATCAAGCAACATTGCAGTTGACTCAACAcaatctatttaaattaaactagACAAAGAAAATTAATCTTGTACCTCGAGCTCATCTAACTCCCAATCAAATTCACAGAAAACCTGCATGgggcaagaaaataaaaaatcaacttaAGGAGGTGTGAAGTAACCAGACTTGATCAAAAGCAACAATAGAACTCAAAAGTTTAGGTTTCCAACTCTCTTTTGCATACCGGCTTTGGTTCTGCTGGAAAAATTATCTGAACTTCAGTGCTCTGCTCAAGCTCATCTTCCTTGAAAGGGTGGTAGAAATCTACCCAAAGAAGATATGACATTTAACTTACATGACTCAACTTGAAAGGCAGCAACATATTACTTAAAAAATGTGCTAAGAGTAGGCTTGCATCATTCTTTGCCTCAACTgtcaaacttggttcaaacaaaTATATTTTGTGGCCAACACATCATAGCACATGAGAATTTAAAGGAGTTTTTTCCATTCTTCCTTTACTGGACATTTTATTAATCTAAAGAAAAGCACTCTCTGAAACACAGCAATGTAAACAGTTGAAAATTGCTTAAAACTCACAAGGTAAACAGTACTCATATTTCTTAACACGGTCTATCTTCAAATGTCTCAAAGCAGACCTGCAAGTAAATCATGCGCATAAGCAGCCATAAAAAGAGCATACTCATACTCCAAATACACATGCACATCATAGCATCATTGCCCATGGGAAATGACCATCAGCAGCAGGTACAAATAACACTTAAAGACTCCAGGTCTCTTACAACTGTGATGCCCTTATACCGCCCCAGATATGAGGTTATCATTGCAACCTTGAAAGTGAAGCTTAACAAGTTCTAATTGTGAAACTTCTTTTTTCTTATTACTTTTTACGTTCCCTTAATAGAGTAACATTCAAATTTCTTATTTAAGTTTCTATTCAAaccatatttaaaattcaaaccaaTCCCCCACATTAAAAAATTCGTTAAGAGATTTATCCAAATGCCACTTAGGATAAAAGTATGGTGCACAGAAGCTATCACAACAACAAAAACTAACAGAAGCTATCACAACAACAAAAACTAAGTCTTAATCCCAAAATAGGTGGAGCCAGATATGAAGAAATAGAATAGTAAGTTTGCCCTTTTCGTAGGACAACAGGATTAAAAATGAAAACTAAACACTGACTTACTAACTGAACTGTTAAAATGTGCTCCACATATAAAGCTTAATGAGCTTACATAAGTAGAAGTAAGTTTAGTGAATACAACAATCAAAcaagaatataaattaattttaaaaaatagtgaaCTGATTGCCAATATCTCAACATTCATAAGAGGGCATAAGAGGGGGGATAGAAAGTGGCAGCACCTTCTTTGAGTGCagctcaaaataaaaatttgagacTTCAATCTGTCAACTTGGCTCTCTCTGAAGAGGGATTGATAACATAAAGAAATATCAAAAGTCtgtacaaaaaaataaaaacttgtaACATTCTATGAAATACATAAGATATTAGATACCTATTCTCTAGAGGAATATATGGAACCCAATCCATTTTCATTTGTTTCATGGGAATTATTTCTTCAGACTCCCTTTGAACTGAGTTAATTCCAATTTTATCTGAAGGAGGGAAGGGAGATACAATCtggaaacaaaacagaaaaagtTTAGAAAGAACCGACAGAAACAACAAATTTGGAAACACAAACTCCTTTAGTCCCTTTAGACAATAAAAAGAACTATAGAAAAAACAGCCATATAGCATCAGTAAGTATTTAACACAGTCCAACCTATACAAACTTCACTGAAAGAAAGATCAGTAAATTCAGATTTACATTTGGTTGTAGGTTTACAGGCAAAAGAAAATGCTCAATGAACTTACCGCCACAACTGCAGGTACGCAAATAACTTTCTGCTCATCCTTGTAAGGGACCAATTGCGCtgtaaaaagtaaattaatttaagtggAGAATGAAAAAGGACAAGTCGAGAAAGATAGTACTGAAGGCCATTAGTGGGTTAATAGTTGGTGGGGTAGGGAGGGGCACAGGAAGAAATATGTGCAAGCAATTTAAACAGGAGATGTGCATCCATTTAGTAGTCTGGCAAATATGGAGGAAACAAAAAATTGAATAGGCGGCTGGTGGCAGAAGAAAAATCTTTAGGACATATGAATGGCAGAATTCAAGTTAGCAATAACTTACGCTCTGTACAACCAAATAAATAAACTTTCTTTCCATGTAGAACACCTCCCTCTTCAAATGCATCCTGACCAATCAGAAAAATTGTATTTTATCAGTCAATCTAAAAAACTATTTACCAAATCATAGTGGATGGGAGTAAAGGTTACGCCACAAAACAGTAGATCATCTGACTCACTTCTAAGTTGGAAAAATTCCAGTTGAATTGATATACTGCATCCAATTGATCCCACTGTACAAACATATGACAGCACATAAGCGGCATTACaaatagaaaatgaaaaaatagcAATGTAATTGaacatgaaaaaataaaaattccaaTAAAACCTCTGTCCCAACAGGAAATGCTTCCTTCCATAGATCTTCCTGCAAAACACAATTTGAGAACTTCTGTTAGTCACAGTCACAGAACAACAACacgttttttttttccaaattacAACAACAGCCACTTAAATTATAGaaccataaaaaaataatggccTTACTAGACAGGTAGTCCCAGtccaaaaataaatgaatactaCCACGAATCCTTAAACAAACATTTTTTCACTAAAACTGCAAAGCAAGACATCAAATTACAAACAAAACTTGCTTAGAGCTTTACACCACAATGATTCACGATCATCGAATTCAAAACTTACTTGAAGACCTTATCGAGCAAAAACCGCCTATTGAACTCAAGCAACTCCAGCTATTTTCCTTAAACTAGGAAAACTTTCCATATAATACTACCAATGCAATTAAACAGAATAAAAAAGAATGCTACTAGAATCATATTTTTTCTCCGCAACCAAACAGAAACCCAAAAGAATAACACGCCATAAGCTTGTCCTCAATCTTCTCAGAATACATAAAACACAAACCTAAACAAAACGCAAAATAATCAAACAAAAACTCggcaaaaaaaatcaaagaaaaagttatgCAAAGCGAAAAATTACCAAGTTTCGCTTATCCTCGAAGTATTCAGGTTCGGGTTGGGGTTTAGAGGCCTTAACGCGCTTAGCTCGAGTAGGAGCTTTGGTGGATTCCTGCTTGTGATTAtcttgagaagaagaagaagcttttactacttcttcttctttgtcttTCTGGACTCTCTTCCTCTTGGCTCCCTTCCTCATTGGCATAGTTTGtgtagagaagaagaaaaatctaCAGAGAAAGGGAATAGGGTTTGAGGTTCGGATCGAAGGCGGTGGATCCGGATTCGAATTTTTCTAGAAAGAGAAATTGAAGGAAAATTGAGGTTAGAGAGAGAAGGATTTTTTGAAGCGTTGATCGGACGCGGGGTGATAGGGTTTTTAGAGAGAGTATTTAATTGTCGAGGAGAGAGGCGCACATATTTGAAATTTGACGGTTTTGAAAAGCACGTGGCATACAGAcaacagcaaaaaaaaaaaaaaaattataatcacaGCTATTGGGCTGGGTTTCTGTGTGGGCGCTCCTTGTCTCCTATTATAagcattaataattattttgaaagATCCATTTATTTTTTGCTTAAATTAAAGTACATTTAATTTAGTattgttttgaaaaatatagGTAAATTATTTGTAATAACTTAGTTGAATAAATAgatcaattttttatattattaatttaatgtttaaagtttattttttaatatttatttaaatcatttagtttcaataatatcacgcatgaaaaattaaatatttgatttataaatTAGAAACTCAACCCACAAAAAATCTGGTCCATAAGCCGAAAACTATACTCACTCGAAACAACAGCAAGTACGATTCTTGCCATCATCCATCGTCACTAAAATCGGTCATACAATATCAATACCTACAGTACAAGCAGGAGCAAATCAACCCACCACATAAACTCCAACAGAATGCATGCAAGCAAAATCAACACTAGATCAAGCCGAAATGCTAAATCCTGAAACATGCAACCATTGCTTCATTCAAACCATGAATCAAATAGCAACAAAATATGTGAGATAGAGACTTAGAGTTTAAATGTGACATTACTGTGGAGAGAtggtttttgatatttttagtttattttagctaaaaagttttttaaaaaagtaaactCATTACTTTGATGCTGATTAACACCGACCCATATTAAAATATCGATGATTTTAACTCAATTCTAATTTGAAAATAGTAACtatgaaataaaaattgaagaatatattaaaaatactctTTGATAACTAAAATAAAGaatgttttattaatacaactttaatatatataattctcGTTAATACTCTTGATTTCTTTATGCTGTATTTAAACAATgaaaactaattatttttttccgaAGTAATTTACTTAGAgatattttttacatataaaattatttttcaacaaataaattgtcctaaaattttaaactttttattagaaaaatcacATATAATtgtatttcaattaaaatatatatatttcttataaATTCAATCTTATAAGACTTCGTTTGATATTTTTCTTCAAAATTTAtatgtttattattttatttttcttttaccgT
This genomic interval from Manihot esculenta cultivar AM560-2 chromosome 12, M.esculenta_v8, whole genome shotgun sequence contains the following:
- the LOC110628078 gene encoding protein HEAT INTOLERANT 4, yielding MPMRKGAKRKRVQKDKEEEVVKASSSSQDNHKQESTKAPTRAKRVKASKPQPEPEYFEDKRNLEDLWKEAFPVGTEWDQLDAVYQFNWNFSNLEDAFEEGGVLHGKKVYLFGCTEPQLVPYKDEQKVICVPAVVAIVSPFPPSDKIGINSVQRESEEIIPMKQMKMDWVPYIPLENRESQVDRLKSQIFILSCTQRRSALRHLKIDRVKKYEYCLPYFYHPFKEDELEQSTEVQIIFPAEPKPVFCEFDWELDELEEFADNLIKEEELSEDQKDAFKEFVKEKVREAKKANREARESRKKVLAEMSEETKKAYENMRFYKFYPVETPDTPDISKVKAPFINRYYGKAHEVF